aatattaatcttgaattaatatttcttcattattattcattaatactATTATTTTGTCTATAAGCCATTTGATTTTGGACTAATATGATTTATTTAGGAAAatcttgaaagataatttttatgtgttaaaaaaatagtgtattcaaaatattaattttataattaaaaagaaaagtggtGCAGAGCAAAGTTGAAATCTGGATTTTAGTACATAATTGATTCATTAATTCTTGGAATCATTTTTAATACAGAGCTAAAGTCAATTTCCAATAACTgcagaataaagtaaaatttaagatattcaattttttaaaaaattttacagttttttaaaattaaaaacagttgtATTTGGTAATAAGTTTTAGTGTGTGTatctatatatacatacatattaaaatttgtcCAATTTAGTTCAGCTTTTGATGTATTGTTCATATAGATAATGCATGGATTTTTACTCAggaagttcttttattttatatgtatctcAGTTAGCTGCAAATTATATGTTTACTTATTGGATGGGTTtgtcaaaagtttttatttgctgaaattaattttgtatttccaGCTAGGATCCTTTAATAACTTCTCAGAAACTCATTAAACTGGAATGGTCATTTGAggggaaaataattttgaattgtgtttGCTTGCGAAATAGCAACATCAGTTTGATGTAATTCGCAAACgaagaggaaaatatttaaatttgtaaattgttaggatttgaaaagtttaaaattttggttaatgAACAACAGCACGACtcttatcaaataagaaaaatggttGATTTAACCATTTtactattacttttattatattaaaatttgtcttttattattcCAATGACTTCCTTAATGGGAAAGCCTCTAATCCAATCAAATAACATAACACAGTTAGTagttttatattgattgcaatttgcacagcaaatttattttttaatttaactaagaaaaaaaataaaaatctttctaataatACTGTTACATCTTTGATTGGCATTTCTTgcacaattattttcaatatttactaataataaaatacatttttgcactaaaatgaaaattatttttaaatactatttgttgaaaatatcaaTATGGAAATAATCCAAAGCGATATTAAATAATGAGGAAATATACACTCGTGTTTCTATCTTAAAGTAGTTATATCTTTATATCGTAAAATCTTCTAATCTCGCGtgcattaattctaaaatatccaaaggatatttcattaattaaaaaaaatttatgcatatgAAATTAAATCTCATTCAACACCATTATCTTTTGGCAATTCAATGCAGTTTAGCTAATTCTAATCATTACTAGAGGTTTAAATATATTCGCACAAAAGAAATGCCCCAGATGATTAAGGATTAGTAACTTGTTAAAACACCCTCAGAGTAAAGgcttatttttactattactgACATTGATGAAAAGTTACTCTATAACTTCCTCTTCGCACTCATCACATTATACGATTATCAATTTCTTCATTCAACATACAAACTGAATCAAATTATCAACTTGAATTCAAGTAAGCTGCTCTGAAGCCACTCTTCATCAAAAGTAGATGAAATGCCATTCAGCTACAAAATCATTAGTAATGTTCCAAGACATTCCCGTAATATTGTGTGCCTTCACATTTTTGAGATGTGACCATAGCTTATTCTTGTATTATCTACCGTTGCAAAATATAACCTGTTTATGAGAGTATATATAGTGTTGATTATGCTAATGTAGTTTGGTGTATTGTAAGCCTTTTTAGTACTGTTTTGTTTCTCAGGTTAGTTATATTTTCACATAGATTCTATTTTTAATGCCATTTCTCTTTTCTTGTGACTCTGTTGTATTGAAATGTTGTGTGTTCAAAAAGCACTGAatgctattataatttataaataaattattggaaatgttAAGATTTGAATCTGGACTATTCCAGATTTTCAGTTCAAATTCactaaacatttgaattttttctatttgGCTTTCTTGCATCAATAAGGTATTATGTATAGAGCTATGTTCTGAGTAGTGTTCATAAAATATAGTGCATTGATAGGAAATTAAGGATTTGACATTTATATTcaacttaaaaatgcttaattgttCTCatcttaaatagaaaaaattcaaatgcaataaacgtaacatgttaaaatttaagttatgaTCTACAAGTTCAAATATTCTATACAAtagcactttttttatatatacttttgagTCTTCATCTAGTCTGTGTGTTAaacttgcaaaataaattaaattctctttatttgATGTATTTCATTTGAAAGGTTATTTGACATATTGCACATTCTAACAGCTTATAAGAAtgtcttaaaaatacaaaaggttAACTCTGATATCACAAAAATCTCTCATGCACTACTATATTTCCTACtacaattttaatagaaaaaaaatatgggcaataaacatttttttttagcattttttattttcaatatatattacaaCTTAGAACCTTAGCTTCTGGAAAAACCAACGACTCTTGCCAGTCTTGtacctaaaaagaaaaaagtaatatgtatTTAGTCAAAGAACACAAGTACAAGggcaaattaaaactttaaaacagaTATGTATTAACCTAGAAATCAAATAAGAGATTACTGAAAACATCAATTAGAATATCAGTGAAGGATATGTACAAAATGCAGAGCAACTTCTACAGGTTTCAAAACACCCAAGACATCTATTTTGAGTTAACTTGCTATCACTTTCAACAATCTAATTATCCTACTCTACTAAAATAACACTGTTAGTACTGATTGCCTACAAACGAACTGTGCACTTTTAAATAAAGTAGCacagctgaaattaaaaaatctgcATTGTACTGTGCTTTCATGCAGCTGacaatgtttgaaatattcatcTTTAGATCTACTAGTATGCATTAAGCACTCTAGGAATCAAACTTAAGAGTTTTCTATCATcagtttaaactaatatatattataaattcactaatgctaattaaataatgataagtattttaaatttcaaaattacaagtcAATTATAACTAacaatgaaaacagaattttaaaaatagtcaaaattatagtatataatgtaaaattgGTATATTTTAGACCTGAGcatcaaaatgcatttttgaagaaaaaaaaattgaacttcccattaaaagaattctaataattttattgcaacacCTAAGCAACCTTAATGTCTTATATCTTTAGAGGATCAGAAACTAATTAGAATtgcttataataaatacattacttCGTTAGAATAAATATTCATACACATGTAAAtagatcttttttttaagttactttgTTATCTATAAAAGGTTCAGTATCTGTTTTACAccaattaaagtaaatttaaagaaaaattcttgattaattGATGCATTTACACATTATATTTATTCAcaacaaattgttatttttagttACATATACATAAGTTATTTGTTGCATCGCCCAATTTTTATACATCTCAGATCAATTGTTATCTAAACTGGGCAAGAAGATATTTATGACGTTTGTAAGTTTAATAGATACCTTTGACGTCTATGTGTGATTAATAAAAAGAACATCCTATAATGCATTCTGAGTACATAAAAGATTCAATTTATccaatatttattccaaatatcaaCAATCAAGGATTAATAATCAATTTGGAAAGTCAAAATATTGATGAACAAATTATTAAGCACCAGCTTTTTAAATAGGTGAATATTTGAAAGACTATTAGCTAAGTGAGTAACAAGAATACAAAGTTTACCTAAATAACACTCAaggcatgtaaaaaaaaataaaaaaccagatcaataatatattaattacctTTCTTCAAACTTAGCCTTGACGTCTCTCCTGGCTTTTCTCCTCTTAGCAGGGTCTTTCAGAACTTCTTTATTGACAATGCTTTTATCAAATGCAATGTCTACCATGTACctggaaatataaattatattctttactaAAGCATAAAGATGGTGTTGcatattagttataataaaataaatataaatgatttcaatGTTTGATATATGCATAGCACATaatgaacaatataaaataacttaaaatttaagagCCAATATTATTCCAACTTCAGAACGTAATTGCAACTagcttcataaatttataatttttttaaaaacaattcagaaGAACACAAAAAGATGGAAATACAATCAAGTAATAatcataatctctaataaataacgaTGTTAAAAtacactgaaatttaaaaaaaaataaataaagcttacaCTACTACTGCtcttttcagaaagaaaacaaaataacaaaaacttaatcctaatttaaaatatttcagtaaaatttattaaaagtagttGACaataaaagtaatgtaaaaatagttataattcaaaaacactattTAATCACATTGAAAAGTTCCAActactgaaaatatataaatatcaactttcaaaattctacaaaaacatgaattttctatACATCACcatgaaatttaataatgcaaaagaaGTAAAACTCatgattctatatttttaaataccatacCTTGTTGGCATGAGATGATTATAGTTCAACACTTTGACAAAGGGCTTAATTTTActccttttttccaattttttcttgCCCATGCGACGGGTCACTTTTCGTGGATAGCGATCAATACCAGCAACCAGAGCATGGCCGTAAGGTTTATCTGAAGTACCTTCATCATTATTCTGGAAAAcaattataagatttaaatttggaaGTTTTCAAATgacacaaattataaaaaaacatgctAAAAATCCAAAATCAAAACTAAGATGAGATTctccaaaaaatataaacttaatatttttttaagaattatttaaatgattgatgATAAAATTAACTTGGTATGAACTatctaatgaaatttattgattaatctaATTGATCCAATCAGATCAAATTATAgccttaattattaattgaaaatttaaagatatttacaaattttctcaTACTTGTTTTTCCATTTACATAATAAAACCACACAAGGAAATTGGAAAACTTCTAAAGTGAATGACAAAAATCttactgtatttaatatttaaacaagcTAGGTGCATAAGCTGTTATGCAAAACAGCTCTAACATTAATCAAGTCATACACAACATATGAAGAATAACGTCTGAACTAATGCATACTGTACAATCACCAAGCTATTATTCTAAAGGAAATAAAGTATGATAACCTATTAGTATTCTTTATTAGATTGTTAACGATTTTTCTCCTTTTTGGCAGACTGAAAGAGCCCCCACTATAAGCAGCAATAATTTGTTTACAATGCAAACATTTTGGTGTCTTAGGTAAAATGGAGCTTAATATAATCGAAAACAAGGTGTCATAAATATCAGTAAGTAGCATacctatattatattttttagttttattgatttAGAATACTTTCATATTACTACATGCCACTGATGAACATTCGATTTAATGTAACTCAGCAAATTACATTAAACTTGGGtatctttggcaattaattcctAGAATGAGATTAATACACAAATGCAgcttaatattaaaacataagcattacaatttttttaattgacttagTAGTTCCAAGAAAAATtaatcagcaaaatacaatccgAAAACAAGAAAGAAgatcaaaaattttgatatgtcaTAAAACTTACTTTGACAACAACTGCTTTTCTACCAGCATATCGTCCATTGAGTACAAGGACTACTTTccctattttcataattttacccattctataaagaaaagaaaaaaagaattagcatatatattgatataaaagcaaataattagtTATATCTATGAAGTGCAGTTttcaataaacatataattttacagacaaattaataattaaaagaaaaattcacactagctatattaaatatcaatttttttaagttacacaATGGTTATTTTGGGCagactttgaaattttgaatcatggtcaaATGAGTGACatcagtttaaattataaaatgaaactaagaGATCATACAATTTacacaataaaacatttattcagaaatattacaaACTCCTTGACATTTCAATTAACCGCAGTCCATTTTCTATAAATACTTGAACTTATTTGAAATCATCACATCCAAAtagtgattttataaaaattacacagTCAGAGTTAACATGAGGGTACATTTTCTTaatcttattcaaataaattgctttcttgaATATAATATGCATACGGTTCAACAAAATCTCAACTGTAATTTGTCACACATCCTATATGGGCCTGatcaattaataaaactaattttatgtagTAATATACATGCACCTTTCAGGCATCTAAACCAATACAATATGAAATACCAAAAGCTAGGGTCAACTACTTTGAATATAATCATACAAGggttaattgtttttaaaattcaaaccagTTTACATTCCAATTTCACAGCACTCAACGGATTTGCTATCATTCTTAAGCAATATTCACATGAGGTCAACTTTTATATGCAATAGTTGTCTTTCTATTACGGTCCTAAAGTGATAAGCTATGACACGATTGGGACAATGGTAAATAGTTGTCTCAGTGagaactattagccattgtcacAGTCAGCATGATTTTTTGGATGTAGGCATGATATTTTGCACAGCAATAGTTAGCATCTAGtgaaaattgctttataaatatttacatattttcaaagcactgaaaattttggggaaaaaactAATTTCCCCTTTTTCTATATGCATTTGAAGTTCAATCATGGATTTgtaatttcaacaaaatagttTGACTTATTAAACAATTACTACAAGTCaatattttagacaatttatgaaaacaaaaaatatgataaCGAATTCTGAGAACATAAGTGTAAaccatatgcaaaaaaataagatTCAGTGTACATAACAGAATATGACAAATACTTAGCCCCCAGATGTGAATAAACACAgggtatattaatattaattaccaaTAAAACTcacctattttataaaaatatacagaatacaaaatttttgaattatagcataACTGTATAACAATCCAAGCCAGCAGTAAACAAGAAAAGCTAAAAGCTCTTTCATCGCACAATTAAGAAACTTTCTTTACACTATTGTACCATgagtacaaatattttctttaacatcTCAGTGCACATATCCAGTTTTTGAACATTAGTACATACAGGTGaccattttgatttcaaattgtcAGGCAATTACTCCTTATCTTATTGCCTATTTGTATAAAACTAAACATGGTTTAAGTATATGAACACTGTTTCATGCAAATATGtactatttaaaatgcaattgcgACTCTTAATAAGCATAAACCAAATTGCCTCTTTTTCCCATATCTTCATCCCTCCCCCCATTCCATTCTtgtgttaatgaaattttttggcAAAAGCTGAAACATACAATCTTGATAATgcaatgaatttctttcatttttacgtactaactaaataaacatttatcattcctcatacagaataaaataagttctataacaatttattcaaattataagaaaacgcattttatataaggattcGCTATATTTTTCATACGCTGGAAATGACTCGGAATTCAGAATCTGCGTTTTGATGCGATTCTGTATCGCGatgaatttccaaaatttcaccATTACCTGACGCATCTGAATTATCAATAGCGAGATCTATGACTTTCCGCTACTCATGCTTGTACGATATCATAGCTATAACGCTATGATTTTGCATACATAAACAAAAGTCAATTTGGACCTaaccattaaaaaatgaaatacactGTTTCAGTGATTTctgctattataatttttttttagctttcctGTGAAGACATAGGTCAACACAGGTGTAAACTTtcatatttcttagaatttccAAGCAAGAGAGTCATAAACATCCAGTTAGTGTGAGGACAAgtaaaagtcaaatatttttaatgcactgAACTATTTCAAGTgtatctattaatatatatacatatatttatgtagtaagattattaataaagacattttatattATGATCTTACTACATTTATTGGCACGAGATATGCATGTAATATGGATCATAGTACGGTCATAAAAGAATAAACGCATACTCAATCAAAATTgtatcatcaatttttaaatcaagtaaaaatttaacaacggggagaaattcatataaattcacATTACTTACTTGGAGATGTTAATGGATCCCGAATTTAATCAAAAACTTCGTTCCCCAGCCGCTTTTCGATGCTAAGGAATTGCCACCATATAATTATTGACCGGGTTGAGTTGAAATGCTTCTGCAAAATCAATTCTGTTACTCAAGTAGAATTCACTCCGCATAGCATTTCCGTTTCTTCTTTCGATTTCTGGTGTTCtgcttcattaataaaattactggTTATTTCAGCATGCTATTACAAAATACTAACGAGTGTTTAAATTATTGtttccaaatattataattttaagaccCTTCAAAGTACCGAAttggagattttaaattttgtagctttaaatatttataaaaagtatgagTCCCCCCATacacaaaaaaagttaaattgataaaatttaacttttaattaaaaatggataaaaattaacttaataataaaattaagacgTTATATATTGTGTTCGATTGCGAGCGATATTTAAAGtacactttttattaaaacttattggTGGAAATTAATAGATTAGATACGCTCTTCAACTTTataatttgcaatgaaaatttgagagaaattttcattacaaatgaaCCTGGTGACTTGATGCGGtgaactaaaataataatgataaaaattataagactTCTGTACTGAATTTATTCCTTTTCTGCTCATTCGTTAGGCTGTTGGCAGGCTGCATAATGAAAAAATCATGCTGAAGGATAGAGAAGATCCTCTGTATTTACTCTAATACACTTTAAATCTGGTTTAAAATgtgcatattaaaaatactaatacaaTGAGCTGTAAAACTTAGTGATAGCGTTATTAGGTcagatgtaaatttttaaaaagtgttgatGCGGAAAGagcactaattttaatttttaaaattggaatgaatttttcaaattttatttcagtgcatacataataaataaataaaaaaatatttaataaaaacttgagATAAATTTCTGtactatttcttgaaaaattgagctttcttaaaagataataaaaaaaaaacgttaaaaaaaaaggctaataAGAACTTTTTTACTATGCAGAATGCAAGTatcgaaaaatgaaatattcctctataatttgaaatagtattagaatgatcaatttaaaaaaaaaattgatgaaaatttgatttgaagtTAACATTTTGTCTCAATTATCAAACCCGAACTTGAATCAACGTTTCTCAACTATTGTTATCAAGCAAGTCCTactcttcaatatttttagagaatCAAAGGGTAAAGAAAAagggctttttttaaaatttaatttttcaaaccaaCCATTTTAATTACAATGGAAATCATGCAACAACGTTTTTACAGTGGAACATTATTTTTCGGTTTTTGAAATCTGATTATCAGGGGGAATGGCCTCCTCAGAGCTTTCTCGTATACCCCCTCATAAAGATGTTATCCTCCTTCCCCCGCATAAAATTGAGATATTAAGGAAAGAATGTGTTTgtctctttcttcttctttttctttcctttctttcttccttttttttaaattatatagataatagCTATGTTCTACATGATATAGAAAAGAAAACCGGCACCAGCATATTAATCTGTTCCCTCGAATGTCTCCTCTCAGGCACTGCTCATGATAATgcatcattttaatgttttactttttatttatttaatatttagtttagtttagttttttttttaattattatatatatatatatattagcattaCCTGCACATGTAAACATAACATctacggccgtattcaccaaaccggttgctaaacatcggatcgttcaacccatgatcaacgacaaatcatcaaccaatgatcattggtattcACGAACGTTAATTTTACGACTAAGCATCAAGGTTACGACAAGCAGCTTTATCTGCCTTTTTCAACCGGAAATGGATCTTCATTGGTCTatatatatcacatgattatcagctgatgggtggcgctgtttcgtgtttttgttgttattttgtttctttcccagaTGTGTACAAGGAATGTGGTAAGATCAAACGAGAAAACAAACGTGATATTGCCTAGTGACAATCTCACCGATttgcttacatgatattatagcttttcgtaggattgtttctctgactatacattattaaccaagtatattttaaatttccactgtattattatgtaataaaacatttgagcatttgctctcttttgaattgagaatatgcatattagctgtgctttgaatagttttccaatgaattaaacttttacaaaaggtctatctgaattaaatttttgaaaaaaatgcatattaatgttaaattagttaatttacttatggaaatatttaaacatttttttatataattatagagtatatacataaacaatagaaataacaaactgctgcaaactgatttcgcaagtgaggagttcattgaagtttcttctaaacaatgaatttaacaaaaattgtagtatcctgtatttttaatataataaaagaggaggaaatgtagtgtataaaatcttgcttacaagtattatgactttcatattagtaaataattttcatttacacaaaatatttcaatttccaaaggttatttaaattgtaatgaaaagcaATGTTATCTCTGGcaatcccatataattgtttgcatgaagtttatagcatatattacaaacttctctttaagattgttattagactttcagcatttatttttaaacaaataggttttaaacttccacaatatattatattttaaaaaaatactaagattgtttttggtgtcaatatttaaatatgtattagctgtctacatattcagtagtttttgagataatttttttccttcaaagctgaataaaagtaaaaaatacttattctgtggtatgcttttatttctatcgaaaagcgaatatggaaaaattttcttttattaactatcagaatattaaatttttacatatattttgttaaaaaagatataaatttatagttataaatgtcagaatatatgctgcaaatcagaagattcaaattataaacaaaagtcagtgaaaattgtatatgaatattgaagaccaacagctatttcaccaaaataaatattcatgcaataaatttgtatagtatatagttattgtggaagtgaagaagctcatttatacctcatatctaaaactttttgtaaacaatgaatttaacaactctttaaatttgaatgggctaatt
The window above is part of the Argiope bruennichi chromosome 7, qqArgBrue1.1, whole genome shotgun sequence genome. Proteins encoded here:
- the LOC129975043 gene encoding 60S ribosomal protein L27-like, with protein sequence MGKIMKIGKVVLVLNGRYAGRKAVVVKNNDEGTSDKPYGHALVAGIDRYPRKVTRRMGKKKLEKRSKIKPFVKVLNYNHLMPTRYMVDIAFDKSIVNKEVLKDPAKRRKARRDVKAKFEERYKTGKSRWFFQKLRF